The Triticum urartu cultivar G1812 chromosome 6, Tu2.1, whole genome shotgun sequence genome includes the window TATATTTTTTCAGTACtcgaaactttttgaaattttgacttTTTGGAAATCCCAGATTAATTGAAAGAAggaaaaacacaaacaaaaatgAGAAAGGagaaaagcaaaaaaacaaaatgaaaaaAGTGCGGACCGGCTATATATAAGAGAGAAGGGGAAGAAAAGGGATATAACCAGGGATCTAACCAGGGATATAACCAGGGAGCTAAGGCCTTGACATCAGTGTTTTAAATTGAGTGAAATAAGTCTTTTAAAAGTACTGAAATCACTGTTTTTAATAAATGAAATCAGCTTTCTGAAATGAGTGAAATAATTGTTTTGAATATATTCCACGCTATCAGTTTTTGAGAAACGGGGGAAATCAGTTTTTTTAGGAATGTGTGAAATATGTTTTAAGAATTTTAAACTCGTTTTGGATATATTCAAGTTTCTCTTGTTTAAAGTAGTTAGATAGCATATATATGCAGGTATATATGTATTCCTCTAGTTAACCTTATGTATCGCATccctcgcaaaaaaaaaaaacctTTTGTATCGCACAGGAAAACTCTTTTTCAAAGTATACCTATAAAGTTGAAATGAATCTTGACGTTACAATGAGTGGTGGATCCATTATCGGTACATACTGAGTAACGTTAGAAAAACAACTTTCATTAGACGCACGACCTGGGCCGCCGCGTCTCTTCCGATCAACTGATATCGTTGTCGAGATGCGGCGAGGTCCTCCCGAAGCCGGCGTCACGGAAACTTGCCCACACCTGTTTCTCCAGCTCCTTTTCCTCATCCGCTGGGGCCGTTGCCGGCCACGCCGACGCCGTCCTGCCGAACTTGAGTATGCTGTCCGCCTCCTCGCGGAGCTTCGCCATCTCCGCCTCTCCCACCGAGGCCGAGCGTCTGAGCCGGCTCCCTCGTACAGCGCGGCGGCACAGCGCCACCGGCGCGCGTACCGTGGCGAGGAAGGCGAAGTCCACCACCGCGCACGGGAGGAGGCAGCTTGCGGTGGCTAATCCACCCATCGTTTCACCGGTCAGCTGCTTGCACCCGGGCTGCCTGTGCTTGGTCGGCTCGCCTTCGCTGTGGCTGTGGCTGCGCCGATGATGCGAGCGGCGGGAAGGCTGCTGGTTGTGCCGCTGACTGTGGCTGTAGCTGCGAGTGGGAGGGCGACCGAGCGCTCCACTGCCGTCTTTGGACTTGGCTCCGGGTACTCCGTTGGCGTGGTGGTGAACGTGGGCCATGCTGCTGGAGCGACCGGCCATGGCCGGTCGCGTGGGGCGCGCCGTGGCTGTTGCAGCCGAGCTGCCGAGGTCGCCCGCCATTGAACCGGCCACCGGAATGTCCTGACTCCTGAGAACAACAATTAGACGTCGGTGAAGGGCGAGAGACCAAGAGTTGCCGTGGGTTTGAGGCTGGGCGGCGAAGCCGGTCGGCCTCTCCGCCTCTCTCCAAGTTGGGACTTGCGAGGGGCGGGCAAGAGCTATAAACGGGCAAGGCAAAAACTGCCATGCATGTCCAACGACACCCAATAAGAATGGTAGGTGGTGACGACTGGCGGTGCATGTtacaaaattttaaaaaaaacttCCCCTGTAAAAATTTCACAAACTCCTTCCTATGGGAAGACATTTTTTAGGCTAAATTATGGGCAATTTGAATTCAAGTACAAGGATGCACGGAAACAATAAATAGATCCGATCACAGGTAGCAGGTCGCAACATGCACCCGTGGATATCAACAGCCAGTGGAAGTGCATTTAGTGTTTAACATGGGCTTGTAGTAGTAGAGGATTGCGCATTGATTGGCGGGCTGTTGCTTTGAGGTATCGGAAGCTCACGGCCATCCTACCCGCACTATTGCACATATCGATGTCGGTGCATGGTCCTTGCCTTGAAAACCCGTGGGTACGATTGGCTACCGATTTCTTCTTAAGG containing:
- the LOC125515394 gene encoding uncharacterized protein LOC125515394, whose translation is MAGDLGSSAATATARPTRPAMAGRSSSMAHVHHHANGVPGAKSKDGSGALGRPPTRSYSHSQRHNQQPSRRSHHRRSHSHSEGEPTKHRQPGCKQLTGETMGGLATASCLLPCAVVDFAFLATVRAPVALCRRAVRGSRLRRSASVGEAEMAKLREEADSILKFGRTASAWPATAPADEEKELEKQVWASFRDAGFGRTSPHLDNDIS